ACCGACATCGCGCCAGTAGGCCTCGCCTTCCATGCTCGAGCGCACGCAGGACTTGGCGAAACGATGCGCCACGGCTTTGCCGTGCTGGACGATGTAGGGAATGATGTCCTTGCCAAAGTCGCGGCTCGATTCCGGCTCGTTGGCGTCGCGGCGCAACTGCTCCATCAGGAACTTGGTCTTGAAGACATAGATGCCCATCGAGGCCAGCGCATAGTCCGGCTTGTCGGGAATGCCAGGCGGATCGGCCGGCTTTTCGATGAAGGAAATGATGCTGTCCTTCTTGTCGACATGCATCACGCCGAAGCCCGTCGCCTCCATGCGTGGCACCTCGAGGCAGCCGACGGTGACATCCGCGCCGGCGTCGACGTGCTGGCGCAGCATCAGCTCATAGTCCATCTTGTAGATGTGATCGCCGGCCAGGATGACCATGTATTCCGGGCCGTAAGCCTCGATGATGTCGATGTTCTGGTAGACCGCGTCGGCAGTGCCTTCATACCACTGCGTCTCGGAGACGCGCTGGCTCGCCGGCAGGATGTCGAAGCTCTCGTTGCGCTCGGGCCTGAGGAAGTTCCAGCCGCGTTGCAGGTGGCGGATCAGCGAATGCGCCTTGTACTGAGTGGCGACGCCGAGGCGGCGAATGCCCGAGTTCAGGGCATTCGACAGCGCAAAATCGATGATGCGGGTCTTGCCGCCGAAATAGACTGCGGGCTTGGCGCGCCGGTCGGTCAGTTCCTTGAGCCGGCTGCCGCGCCCGCCGGCAAGCACATAGGCCATGGCATCGCGCGCCAGCGGCTGGTTTCTCTTCAGTTCCATGCCATCCTCCCTGCTCAGTCCGCCACAAACTCAAGCATGATCGTCGCCAGCGGCGGCAGAAGCAGCACAGCCGCTGCCCCTCCTCCATCCGTCGGTTGCGCGGTGACCATGCCGTTGTTGCCCTTGCCCGACCCGCCATAGTCCAGCGCGTCGGAGTTGAAGATTTCCCGCCACTTGCCTGCCTTTGGCAGCGGCACGCGATATCCGTCGCGCAGAACCGGGGTGAAGCTGGAGATGACGGCGATCGGCGCGCCATCAGGTGCCTTGCGCAGCCAGGCAAAGACCGAGTTCGCCGCGTCGTCGACAATCAGCCATTCGAAGCCTTCGGG
The nucleotide sequence above comes from Aminobacter aminovorans. Encoded proteins:
- the glgC gene encoding glucose-1-phosphate adenylyltransferase yields the protein MELKRNQPLARDAMAYVLAGGRGSRLKELTDRRAKPAVYFGGKTRIIDFALSNALNSGIRRLGVATQYKAHSLIRHLQRGWNFLRPERNESFDILPASQRVSETQWYEGTADAVYQNIDIIEAYGPEYMVILAGDHIYKMDYELMLRQHVDAGADVTVGCLEVPRMEATGFGVMHVDKKDSIISFIEKPADPPGIPDKPDYALASMGIYVFKTKFLMEQLRRDANEPESSRDFGKDIIPYIVQHGKAVAHRFAKSCVRSSMEGEAYWRDVGTVDAYWEANIDLTDITPELDLYDRDWPIWTYSELTPPAKFVHDEDGRRGSAISSLVSGDCIVSGASLKRSLIFTGARINSYSTLEDVVMLPACYVGRNARLKRVVIDHGVRIPEGLVVGEDPVLDAKRFRVSEKGICLITQDMINRLEL